Proteins from a genomic interval of Leptospiraceae bacterium:
- a CDS encoding PAS domain-containing protein, with the protein MEIGDNTSNNYLLNETFFIKNPIPMWVYDLATLRFLEVNEAATIIYGYTREEFLSMTIKDIRPSEDLPNLFKVATLENEGFADAGIWRHIKKNGELIFVNISSQVIEFQGKKAELILSLDQTERVKVFQELKNNESKLNSILNSVKEVIWSSDPINFEINFINKNVKDLYGYEAEDFYRNSNFWSECILEEDRERVMKSFSKIRESNHYEEEYRIRTKDNKIKWLKDKAWYVKNENDEIIRIDGIIREITEEKENLQKIKELSDNTNKQNLVLRELAFINSHKIRGPLVSILAGLELLTLENNDEIIIQKIKKAGEELDLVIKNSMNLLSDQELKFSTIFSPQKKEIQTVFAIDDDQLQILTNKILIQKINSNFNILIFDNPKEALDAIVIEDPQLVFLDLNMPEMSGWDFLDELEKNKINLDVYILTSSADPYDKKKAEHYENVKGFLTKPLSKQTLLPILN; encoded by the coding sequence ATGGAAATCGGCGATAACACTAGTAATAATTATTTATTAAATGAGACATTTTTTATAAAGAATCCAATTCCTATGTGGGTTTATGATTTAGCAACACTTCGATTTTTAGAAGTGAACGAAGCTGCAACAATTATTTACGGTTATACTCGAGAAGAATTTCTGTCTATGACAATAAAAGATATTCGTCCCTCCGAAGATTTGCCTAATTTATTTAAAGTGGCAACATTAGAAAATGAAGGTTTTGCTGATGCCGGTATATGGAGACATATAAAAAAAAATGGTGAATTGATATTTGTTAATATTTCAAGTCAAGTGATTGAATTTCAAGGAAAAAAAGCAGAATTAATTTTGTCATTAGATCAAACAGAACGGGTCAAAGTTTTTCAGGAATTAAAGAATAATGAAAGTAAACTGAATAGTATACTAAATTCTGTTAAAGAAGTTATTTGGTCAAGCGATCCAATTAACTTTGAAATCAATTTTATAAATAAAAATGTAAAGGATTTATATGGATATGAAGCAGAGGATTTTTATCGAAATTCCAATTTTTGGAGTGAATGCATTTTAGAAGAAGACAGAGAAAGGGTAATGAAAAGTTTTTCTAAGATCAGAGAATCTAACCATTATGAAGAGGAATATAGGATTCGCACTAAGGACAATAAAATAAAATGGCTCAAAGATAAAGCTTGGTATGTAAAAAATGAAAATGATGAGATTATTCGTATTGATGGAATTATCCGCGAGATTACAGAAGAAAAGGAAAATTTACAAAAAATTAAAGAACTGTCTGACAATACAAATAAACAAAATTTAGTTTTACGTGAATTGGCGTTTATCAATTCTCATAAAATTCGGGGACCGTTAGTTTCCATATTAGCAGGATTGGAATTACTTACATTAGAAAATAACGATGAAATTATCATTCAAAAAATTAAAAAAGCTGGTGAAGAATTAGATTTAGTGATAAAGAATTCAATGAATCTTTTATCAGATCAGGAATTGAAATTTTCGACAATTTTTTCTCCACAAAAAAAAGAAATACAAACTGTATTTGCAATTGATGATGATCAATTACAAATATTGACAAATAAAATATTAATTCAAAAAATTAATTCGAATTTCAATATTTTAATTTTCGATAATCCCAAAGAGGCGCTTGACGCGATAGTCATTGAAGACCCTCAGTTAGTATTTTTAGATTTAAATATGCCAGAAATGAGTGGTTGGGATTTTTTGGATGAGCTAGAAAAAAATAAAATAAATTTAGACGTTTATATACTAACATCTTCAGCAGATCCATATGATAAAAAAAAAGCAGAACATTATGAAAACGTAAAAGGCTTTTTAACAAAGCCTCTTTCGAAGCAAACTCTTTTACCCATTTTAAATTAG
- a CDS encoding translation initiation factor IF-3 has translation MHKKPNIRTNDKINTPKINEQISGPNVRLVSDTGSEVVTLESALKKAAEENLDLVEVSVGQDVPVVKIIDYGKFRFELLKKSREAKKKQHVITIKEVKLRPRIGIHDYEIKKRQALEFLTKGDKVKVTLRFKGRELAHAELGMNVIVKMIEDLKEHGTPEKSPMHDGKQIVVLINPKS, from the coding sequence ATGCATAAAAAGCCAAATATTAGAACGAACGATAAAATCAATACTCCTAAAATCAATGAACAGATTTCAGGACCCAATGTTAGACTTGTTAGTGACACTGGTTCTGAAGTAGTTACTCTTGAAAGTGCCCTAAAAAAAGCTGCTGAGGAAAATTTGGATCTCGTTGAGGTTTCTGTCGGTCAAGATGTTCCTGTTGTTAAAATAATTGATTATGGTAAGTTTCGATTTGAGCTTTTGAAAAAAAGTAGAGAAGCCAAGAAAAAACAACATGTTATTACGATTAAAGAAGTTAAGTTAAGACCTCGAATTGGCATTCATGATTATGAAATCAAGAAGAGACAAGCTCTTGAGTTTTTAACAAAAGGCGACAAAGTAAAAGTTACGCTTCGTTTTAAAGGACGTGAATTAGCTCATGCTGAATTAGGTATGAATGTTATCGTAAAAATGATAGAAGACTTAAAAGAACATGGAACTCCAGAAAAGTCGCCAATGCATGACGGTAAACAAATAGTGGTTTTAATTAACCCAAAATCATAG
- the mnmC gene encoding bifunctional tRNA (5-methylaminomethyl-2-thiouridine)(34)-methyltransferase MnmD/FAD-dependent 5-carboxymethylaminomethyl-2-thiouridine(34) oxidoreductase MnmC — MESAFSWSDSNTLYSNHFKDIYWSAQGGLLEKEYVFFEGNNLKTRWNNRKILTIFEFGFGAGLNFFLLWKKWKEYNPPAKIQLFSVEKYPLPFSIIEEVFNKEEGIKFFAEEFLHFYKSISSGYNRFATENGNIELTLIVADAADIQDSFKAKIDVWFLDGFSPAKNPEMWTREIFEFMKRNSKEGASFSTYTTAGFVKESLVNVGFVIEKVEGFGKKKHMLKGNIPITRQKISDKPWFRIPKYRFKTLQAIIIGGGLAGTSLAFALSQKGFSSTIIEKEDKISSGASGNLAGMFAPLLTGDISELSEWSITAYKKFVSFLDSYSAQFPDIFKNSGVFQVISSKEEFNRLKNALKHSNMNLTDVNFLSQENEIMNGFEGVFFPRAGWVNPISLAQAYLKIAGNFVVQRLSTRLISIQQENANWKITLSNGEVLESEILIFANSYHTSDFIVGLDEKKKVRGQLLYYPSDKFPIPLDKVILHEDGYIIPNINGFHLIGATFDPTDSSCDLNLEHNVYLLQKLKKIIPTINPEVGKSMTGRVSFRAMSRDHLPIIGPVPDIKSFTEEYSDLWKSNIYKDYEDGKYLHGLFVSSSHGSKGILNSYLAAIVLSEIISNGNSQFSLDLQQRVNPSRFLIQRFINKF, encoded by the coding sequence ATCGAATCTGCCTTTTCTTGGTCCGATTCTAACACACTCTATTCAAATCATTTTAAAGATATATATTGGTCTGCTCAAGGCGGTCTTCTTGAAAAAGAATATGTATTTTTTGAAGGTAACAATCTAAAAACTCGTTGGAATAATCGAAAGATTCTTACTATCTTTGAATTTGGATTTGGCGCAGGTTTAAATTTCTTTTTGCTTTGGAAAAAATGGAAAGAATATAATCCTCCGGCAAAAATTCAATTATTTTCTGTAGAAAAATACCCCCTTCCTTTTTCAATTATTGAAGAAGTATTTAATAAAGAGGAAGGTATAAAATTCTTTGCAGAGGAATTTTTGCATTTTTATAAAAGTATTTCAAGTGGATACAATCGATTTGCCACAGAAAATGGAAATATCGAATTAACTTTAATTGTAGCTGATGCCGCAGATATACAAGATTCGTTTAAAGCAAAAATCGATGTTTGGTTCTTAGATGGATTTTCTCCAGCCAAAAACCCAGAAATGTGGACTCGGGAAATTTTTGAATTTATGAAACGAAATTCAAAAGAAGGAGCAAGTTTTTCAACATATACAACTGCAGGATTCGTAAAAGAAAGTTTAGTAAATGTAGGGTTTGTAATTGAGAAAGTAGAGGGTTTTGGTAAAAAAAAACATATGTTAAAGGGGAATATTCCTATTACCCGACAAAAAATTTCAGATAAACCTTGGTTTCGAATTCCGAAATATAGATTTAAAACACTACAGGCGATTATAATTGGAGGCGGACTTGCTGGTACTTCGTTAGCATTTGCACTTTCTCAAAAAGGGTTTTCATCTACCATCATTGAAAAGGAGGATAAAATATCTTCTGGTGCTTCTGGAAATCTCGCTGGAATGTTTGCACCTCTATTAACAGGGGATATATCTGAATTAAGTGAATGGAGTATTACAGCATATAAAAAGTTTGTTTCGTTTTTGGATTCTTATTCCGCTCAATTTCCTGATATTTTTAAAAATTCGGGAGTATTTCAAGTCATTAGTTCCAAAGAAGAATTCAATAGACTTAAGAATGCACTGAAACATTCAAACATGAATTTGACTGACGTAAATTTTCTATCGCAAGAAAATGAGATAATGAATGGATTCGAAGGAGTATTTTTTCCTAGAGCTGGATGGGTAAATCCAATTTCCCTCGCACAGGCTTATTTAAAAATTGCTGGCAACTTTGTAGTTCAACGTCTATCTACACGTCTTATCAGTATACAGCAAGAAAACGCTAACTGGAAAATAACTCTTTCCAATGGAGAAGTATTAGAATCAGAAATATTGATTTTTGCAAATTCCTATCATACATCTGATTTTATAGTCGGATTGGACGAAAAGAAAAAAGTTCGTGGGCAATTACTTTATTATCCGTCTGATAAATTTCCAATTCCATTGGATAAAGTAATTTTACATGAAGATGGATATATAATTCCTAATATAAATGGTTTTCATCTTATAGGTGCGACATTCGATCCTACGGATTCGTCTTGTGATTTGAATTTGGAGCATAATGTTTATTTGCTTCAAAAACTAAAAAAAATAATTCCTACAATCAATCCTGAAGTCGGAAAAAGTATGACTGGAAGAGTTTCGTTTCGAGCCATGAGTAGAGATCATTTACCAATCATCGGCCCAGTTCCTGATATAAAATCATTTACCGAGGAATACAGTGATTTATGGAAATCAAATATTTACAAAGATTATGAAGACGGGAAATATCTTCATGGTTTATTTGTTTCTAGTTCTCACGGGTCAAAAGGGATTTTAAATTCTTATTTGGCGGCTATCGTTCTATCCGAAATTATTTCAAATGGAAATAGTCAATTTAGTTTAGACTTACAACAAAGAGTAAACCCTTCTCGATTCTTAATTCAAAGATTCATCAATAAGTTCTAA
- a CDS encoding cell division protein ZapA has protein sequence MGNPITRTEVSIFGSTYAISGETDPEYIQKLAKYIDSKMGELSNALPGASAQKLAILTALNIADEFFQYKELSSDDEISRLYELKTKKMISMLDEGLIGDIY, from the coding sequence ATGGGTAATCCGATAACACGTACTGAAGTAAGTATTTTCGGATCTACTTATGCCATTTCTGGTGAAACAGATCCTGAATACATACAAAAATTAGCAAAGTACATTGACAGTAAAATGGGTGAGTTGTCCAATGCGTTACCCGGTGCAAGCGCTCAAAAACTTGCGATTTTGACTGCTTTAAATATAGCTGATGAATTCTTTCAATACAAAGAATTAAGCAGTGACGATGAAATTTCTCGATTGTATGAACTTAAAACCAAAAAAATGATCTCAATGCTCGACGAAGGGTTAATTGGAGATATCTACTAA
- a CDS encoding alpha/beta fold hydrolase, whose amino-acid sequence MTNKKFEIRIHPEDIKMQSILGRCNSILNGYKPTFWCYGTFLQLVWLILREWYYLNTIEYERVHLVRPDKGTVCIDIAKSDSISPDAPIVLFLHTISGSSNTTNSFVQHAMKRGWRAIVLNRRGHDHPLTSPRFNLMGDVDDTVAMIKKVKSIYKKSSFLAAIGISAGSGQVVSYIGREGSNVDISAAVSLCPAYDISKAFGNLDKTYPSVANLLLKRIKKYFLLDNDKILQSMTGYSESLQTKNLHDFVQTISTLAGAKNWTDYLKKHNPMSHYTNNKTPCLIINSLDDPVCVKENIPEIKVLNYALLLTERGSHIAFTEGLMANGSWMERVALDFLESCRLEILKKKGKGTKKKTKHSKSV is encoded by the coding sequence ATGACTAACAAAAAGTTCGAAATTCGAATTCATCCAGAAGATATAAAAATGCAGAGTATACTTGGACGCTGTAATTCTATATTAAATGGATACAAGCCAACCTTTTGGTGTTACGGAACATTTCTGCAATTGGTATGGCTAATCCTTCGAGAGTGGTATTATTTGAATACAATTGAATACGAACGAGTTCATTTGGTACGTCCCGATAAAGGAACTGTTTGTATAGATATTGCTAAATCGGATAGTATTTCTCCCGATGCTCCCATTGTCCTTTTTTTACATACAATCTCAGGAAGTTCTAATACTACAAACAGCTTTGTTCAGCATGCAATGAAAAGAGGATGGCGGGCAATCGTTCTTAACCGCAGAGGACATGATCATCCACTTACTAGTCCTCGTTTTAATTTAATGGGCGATGTAGATGATACAGTCGCAATGATAAAAAAAGTAAAATCAATTTATAAAAAAAGCTCGTTCCTAGCAGCTATTGGAATATCGGCTGGAAGTGGTCAAGTAGTTTCATACATAGGCAGAGAAGGGTCTAACGTAGATATTTCCGCGGCAGTTTCACTTTGTCCGGCATACGATATAAGCAAAGCCTTTGGGAATTTAGATAAAACATACCCAAGTGTAGCAAACTTACTTCTCAAACGAATTAAAAAATACTTTCTATTAGATAACGACAAAATCCTTCAGTCAATGACGGGGTACTCTGAGTCGCTCCAAACAAAAAATCTCCATGATTTTGTTCAAACGATTTCTACTTTGGCTGGAGCAAAAAACTGGACAGACTATTTAAAAAAACACAATCCAATGTCACACTATACCAATAATAAAACCCCGTGCCTAATTATCAATAGCCTCGATGATCCAGTTTGCGTGAAAGAAAATATTCCCGAGATTAAAGTTCTCAATTACGCTCTGCTCTTAACAGAACGAGGCTCGCATATTGCATTTACGGAAGGGTTAATGGCAAATGGCTCTTGGATGGAAAGAGTGGCTTTGGATTTTTTAGAATCTTGTAGGTTAGAGATTCTAAAAAAAAAGGGTAAGGGGACGAAAAAAAAGACCAAACATTCAAAGTCAGTGTAA
- the rpmI gene encoding 50S ribosomal protein L35: MPKMKTNRAAAKRFKFTKNGKIKRASSYARHKLSGKSPKRKRNLGGTTVMHESDMGRVIKLLPYGGK, encoded by the coding sequence ATGCCAAAGATGAAAACAAATAGAGCCGCTGCAAAACGGTTCAAATTTACAAAAAATGGAAAAATCAAAAGAGCTAGTAGCTACGCTAGACATAAACTTTCAGGAAAGTCTCCTAAAAGAAAGCGTAACTTAGGTGGAACAACTGTTATGCACGAGTCCGATATGGGCAGAGTAATTAAGTTGTTACCTTATGGAGGAAAATAA
- the aac(3)-I gene encoding AAC(3)-I family aminoglycoside N-acetyltransferase has protein sequence MKTVNDNLPLASYQFIRLSEVNIDILRQMIHLFGEVFEEPETYLSEKTSSSYLEGLLRKQHIIFLAALDENKIIGGLAAYVLDKFEQERSEVYIYDLAVHSDYRRQGIATTLINLLKNTVSSTNAWVIYVQADKTDEPAILLYESLGEREDVFHFDIPVK, from the coding sequence ATGAAGACTGTTAATGATAATCTCCCTCTTGCCTCCTACCAATTTATTCGATTGTCCGAAGTTAATATAGATATTCTCCGCCAGATGATTCATCTTTTCGGTGAAGTTTTTGAAGAACCGGAAACTTATCTTTCGGAAAAAACCTCCTCCTCCTATTTGGAAGGGCTTTTACGTAAACAGCATATCATTTTTTTGGCGGCCTTGGATGAGAATAAAATTATAGGAGGTCTTGCGGCTTATGTTCTAGATAAATTTGAACAAGAGAGAAGTGAAGTTTATATCTATGACCTGGCCGTTCATTCAGATTACAGACGACAAGGCATTGCAACTACACTGATAAACCTACTAAAAAATACAGTCAGTTCAACTAATGCCTGGGTCATTTATGTGCAGGCAGACAAAACGGATGAACCTGCAATTTTACTTTATGAATCACTCGGTGAGCGGGAGGATGTTTTTCATTTTGATATCCCTGTGAAATAG
- a CDS encoding SpoIIE family protein phosphatase, with the protein MKSIFFIILSIFLTYGILPQSLTLDNSKEFLDLNGTWKFSVATSEITDSDKLIWRDILIPGLWRHQNLSDTTTGLYKNQIYISESWKGKNISILSPFFVDAHEIYFNGTKIGGEGKIDSSGKCIVNNSKSNTFNIPETIIHLNDLNSITVRLCNYAGFAGVFGDFFIGESQVLKEKFYRVMVWNVSIGFVFLFLFAYHLILFSGSKKDLSYLYFSFTCLFAAFLTLCYFRFTYWLLDSFWLHFYLFNSSFGLFPLFLVLFIFSFFEFKIPKWIKFLNILTLFVSITIWLSPFFKSVFIFYSKIGQPFLILAGIPYAISLSIVIFKAIRDKKKGAKIIGTGLALVLLAFFPSILSYFHFIKFINLLPESFLAFVFCIATALSAKFYSVSEQLLSMEKKHSDDLEKKIKDRTRDLEEAKKTAEIETGIAWIAQRESQEEKEKTEKLLKEIQKDMLTAQKIQQNILPQNLEKITKLNIATIYKPVSSVGGDFYDIAEIKPGLVRAFIADATGHGVQAALITMAIKSEYESLKYLLDSPSKILKFLNENFSNKYNSLNIYFTAFIIDININEKKVKFASAGHIPQFLVNENGVQILSHRGNIIGMIPDAEYDEGEHEFSSGRLFLFTDGIEEEFNPEQEQFGEDRVIKILEETRTEKIENSLQVLYSQMTQFIGPTRIRDDITVVGIEYKN; encoded by the coding sequence ATGAAATCAATTTTTTTCATAATTCTATCCATTTTTCTTACGTACGGAATATTGCCACAAAGCCTAACGTTAGATAATTCTAAAGAGTTTTTAGACCTGAATGGAACTTGGAAGTTTTCCGTTGCCACTTCCGAAATTACCGACTCGGATAAACTTATCTGGAGAGACATTTTGATTCCTGGACTTTGGAGACATCAAAATTTATCAGATACAACAACAGGTTTGTATAAAAATCAAATATATATTAGCGAATCTTGGAAAGGAAAAAACATTTCTATTCTGTCTCCTTTTTTTGTAGACGCACATGAAATATATTTTAATGGAACTAAAATTGGCGGGGAAGGTAAAATCGACTCGAGCGGCAAATGCATAGTAAACAATAGTAAATCAAATACATTTAATATTCCTGAAACGATAATTCACCTAAATGATTTGAATTCCATCACAGTTCGACTTTGTAATTATGCAGGATTTGCTGGTGTATTTGGAGACTTCTTCATTGGTGAAAGCCAAGTTTTAAAAGAAAAATTCTATCGGGTCATGGTATGGAATGTTTCAATTGGATTTGTATTTCTATTTCTATTTGCTTACCATTTGATATTATTTTCCGGTTCCAAAAAAGATCTAAGTTATTTATATTTTTCTTTTACCTGTCTGTTTGCAGCTTTCCTAACACTATGTTACTTTCGATTTACCTATTGGCTTTTGGATTCTTTTTGGCTACATTTTTACCTTTTTAATTCATCATTTGGTCTATTCCCGCTATTTTTAGTTTTGTTCATTTTTTCATTTTTTGAATTTAAAATCCCAAAGTGGATTAAATTTTTAAATATCCTAACTTTATTTGTATCTATTACCATTTGGCTTTCTCCTTTCTTCAAAAGCGTTTTTATTTTTTACTCAAAAATCGGTCAGCCGTTTCTAATTTTAGCCGGAATTCCTTACGCTATTTCTCTTTCTATTGTTATTTTTAAAGCAATTCGAGACAAAAAAAAAGGAGCAAAAATTATTGGAACTGGTTTGGCTTTAGTTTTACTCGCTTTTTTTCCAAGCATACTGTCTTATTTTCACTTTATTAAGTTTATTAATCTTTTACCTGAATCCTTTTTAGCTTTTGTGTTTTGTATTGCGACAGCTCTTTCTGCAAAATTTTATAGCGTTAGTGAACAACTTCTCTCTATGGAAAAAAAACATTCAGATGATCTAGAAAAAAAAATCAAAGATAGAACTAGAGATTTGGAAGAAGCCAAAAAAACGGCTGAAATTGAAACAGGAATTGCATGGATTGCGCAGAGAGAATCCCAAGAGGAAAAAGAAAAAACAGAAAAACTTCTCAAAGAAATACAAAAAGATATGCTGACAGCTCAAAAAATACAACAGAATATACTTCCACAAAACTTAGAGAAAATTACAAAACTAAATATTGCTACTATCTACAAACCTGTTTCTAGTGTTGGAGGAGATTTTTATGATATCGCAGAAATTAAGCCGGGACTTGTTCGAGCATTTATCGCTGATGCAACTGGTCATGGTGTGCAGGCTGCACTCATTACAATGGCGATTAAAAGTGAATATGAAAGCCTTAAATATCTATTAGACTCGCCTTCGAAAATATTAAAATTTTTAAACGAAAATTTTTCCAATAAATATAATTCTTTAAATATCTATTTTACTGCATTTATTATAGATATTAATATCAATGAAAAGAAAGTTAAATTTGCTTCTGCAGGTCATATCCCACAATTTTTAGTAAACGAAAATGGTGTTCAAATTCTAAGTCATAGAGGAAATATTATTGGAATGATCCCAGATGCCGAATACGATGAAGGAGAACACGAATTTAGCTCAGGTAGATTATTCTTGTTTACCGATGGAATCGAAGAAGAATTCAATCCAGAGCAAGAACAGTTTGGAGAAGATAGAGTCATAAAAATATTGGAAGAGACACGAACCGAAAAAATCGAAAATTCACTTCAAGTTTTATACTCTCAAATGACCCAATTTATAGGTCCCACAAGAATTCGTGACGACATAACTGTAGTAGGAATAGAATATAAAAATTAG
- a CDS encoding DUF4395 domain-containing protein, with translation MKKIGNFPEIVNENAARIVAFFVMILSSYVIYSKSITVMIVLLYGFIARVLYGPKYEPFARLTLHIIIPLFKIGDRPTPGIPKRFAQLIGLLFSLTASILLILGYQLEFTITLSILCFFASLEALIGFCAGCYVFGYLMKWGIVPQDVCERCSNIQYHI, from the coding sequence ATGAAAAAGATTGGTAATTTTCCAGAAATTGTAAATGAAAATGCAGCTCGTATCGTCGCATTTTTTGTAATGATCTTAAGTTCTTATGTCATTTACTCAAAATCAATTACCGTTATGATTGTTCTGCTCTATGGGTTTATAGCTCGAGTTTTATACGGACCGAAGTATGAACCATTCGCAAGATTAACCTTACATATAATTATTCCGCTTTTTAAAATAGGCGACAGACCTACTCCTGGAATTCCGAAACGATTTGCTCAATTGATAGGATTACTTTTCAGCTTAACAGCGAGTATTCTCCTAATTCTTGGTTATCAACTTGAATTTACCATTACCCTCTCAATACTTTGTTTCTTTGCTTCATTAGAGGCACTCATTGGTTTTTGCGCTGGTTGTTACGTATTTGGTTATCTGATGAAATGGGGAATCGTACCGCAAGATGTATGCGAAAGGTGTAGTAATATACAATACCATATTTAA
- the rplT gene encoding 50S ribosomal protein L20: MARVKNGTIHKNRRVKVLKAAKGFRAGRSKLYRTAKSAVMKAGQWAYRDRRAKKRDFRSLWITRINAAARENGVSYSKFMSSLKKLGIDMNRKTLADLAYNDKEVFAAIVEKTKLAA; this comes from the coding sequence ATGGCTAGAGTAAAAAACGGAACAATTCACAAAAATAGAAGAGTTAAAGTATTAAAAGCTGCGAAAGGATTTCGTGCTGGAAGATCAAAACTTTACAGAACTGCAAAAAGTGCAGTAATGAAAGCTGGCCAATGGGCTTACAGAGACAGAAGAGCTAAAAAAAGAGATTTTCGTTCTCTCTGGATTACCAGAATCAATGCAGCTGCACGTGAAAACGGTGTTTCTTACTCTAAGTTCATGAGTTCTCTAAAAAAACTAGGGATTGATATGAACAGAAAAACTTTAGCTGATCTTGCTTACAATGATAAAGAAGTTTTTGCAGCAATTGTAGAAAAAACAAAACTTGCAGCGTGA